Proteins from one Mycobacterium sp. EPa45 genomic window:
- a CDS encoding YlxR family protein: MTVDYAVIQRETPAPERPHRRTEGPVRTCVGCRKRELAVDLLRVVAVSNGNGLCALTVDQAGNLPGRGAWLHPDDRCLQAAFRRRAFGRALRITGSPDTSAVVEHVRAHTGAE, encoded by the coding sequence ATGACGGTAGACTATGCCGTGATCCAGCGCGAGACTCCGGCCCCCGAGAGACCGCATCGACGTACCGAAGGACCGGTGCGGACATGTGTCGGGTGCCGGAAGCGAGAGTTGGCCGTCGATCTCCTCCGAGTGGTGGCTGTGTCGAACGGGAACGGGCTTTGCGCCCTAACCGTTGACCAGGCAGGTAACCTCCCGGGGCGGGGTGCGTGGCTGCACCCCGATGACCGGTGCCTTCAGGCAGCGTTTCGACGGCGAGCTTTCGGGCGAGCGTTGCGCATCACCGGTTCACCGGATACATCCGCGGTGGTCGAGCACGTCAGAGCCCATACGGGCGCTGAATGA
- the infB gene encoding translation initiation factor IF-2 encodes MAGKARVHELAKELGVTSKEVLARLSDQGEFVKSASSTVEAPVARRLRESFGGGKPDKAPAKAAPAKAAGNGAPAPKPAPVSDAVATAPPAAPAPKPAAPAPAAPPPVAPPAPAPAAPAAPAASAAPAPARPAAPTPGPRPGPAAPKPGMPRPPRVGNNPFSSAQPVERPAPRPQGPGAPRPGPGGPRPGPGGPRPGGATPGNMPPRPPGARPGAPGRPGAPRPGGGPRPGGGAGGGRPGGGGGGNYRTGGPGGGGGAGGGAAAGGFRGRPGGGPGGGGGRPGQRGGAAGAFGRPGGAPRRGRKSKRAKRAEYESMQAPVVGGVRLPHGNGETIRLARGASLSDFAEKIDANPAALVQALFNLGEMVTATQSVGDETLELLGGEMNYVVQVVSPEDEDRELLESFDLTYGEDEGDEGDLEVRPPVVTVMGHVDHGKTRLLDTIRQASVREGEAGGITQHIGAYQVTVEHDGVERPITFIDTPGHEAFTAMRARGAKATDIAILVVAADDGVMPQTVEAINHAQAADVPIVVAVNKIDKEGADPAKIRAQLTEYNLVAEDFGGDTMFVDISAKNGTNIEALEEAVLLTADAALDLRANPDMEAQGVAIEAHLDRGRGPVATVLIQRGTLRVGDSVVAGDAYGRVRRMVDEHGEDVTEALPSRPVQVIGFTSVPGAGDNFLVVDEDRIARQIADRRSARKRNALAARTRKRISLEDLDSALKETSQLNLILKGDNSGTVEALEEALLGIQMDDEVELRVIDRGVGGVTETNVNLASASDAIIIGFNVRAEGKATELANREGVEIRYYSVIYQAIDEIESALKGMLKPIYEEKELGRAEIRAIFRSSKVGNIAGCLVQSGIMRRNAKARLLRDNVVIAENLTVSSLKREKDDVTEVREGYECGLTLTYSDIKEGDVIETYELVEKERT; translated from the coding sequence GTGGCAGGTAAGGCCCGCGTACACGAGTTGGCCAAGGAACTCGGTGTCACCAGCAAGGAAGTTCTCGCCCGGCTGAGCGATCAGGGCGAATTCGTCAAGTCCGCGTCATCGACGGTGGAAGCCCCCGTCGCCCGCCGTCTGCGGGAGTCGTTCGGCGGCGGCAAACCCGACAAGGCTCCGGCCAAGGCCGCTCCGGCGAAGGCCGCCGGAAACGGAGCCCCGGCACCCAAGCCCGCGCCGGTGTCCGACGCCGTCGCAACCGCGCCGCCTGCGGCGCCCGCACCCAAGCCGGCGGCCCCGGCGCCGGCTGCGCCGCCTCCCGTGGCGCCACCCGCACCCGCACCTGCGGCTCCGGCCGCGCCTGCGGCATCCGCAGCACCCGCGCCGGCCCGTCCCGCGGCGCCGACGCCCGGTCCGCGTCCGGGACCGGCCGCGCCGAAGCCGGGCATGCCCCGGCCGCCGCGCGTCGGCAACAACCCCTTCTCCTCGGCCCAGCCGGTCGAGCGTCCTGCACCGCGCCCGCAGGGCCCCGGCGCCCCACGGCCAGGCCCCGGCGGCCCACGCCCCGGACCGGGCGGCCCGCGTCCCGGCGGTGCCACACCCGGCAACATGCCGCCTCGCCCGCCCGGCGCCCGACCCGGTGCGCCTGGTCGTCCCGGTGCCCCGCGTCCCGGCGGCGGTCCCCGCCCCGGTGGTGGCGCGGGTGGCGGTCGTCCCGGTGGTGGCGGTGGCGGTAATTACCGCACCGGCGGTCCCGGTGGCGGCGGCGGCGCCGGCGGCGGAGCTGCTGCCGGTGGCTTCCGCGGCCGTCCCGGTGGCGGTCCCGGTGGTGGCGGCGGTCGTCCCGGCCAGCGCGGTGGCGCGGCCGGTGCGTTCGGTCGTCCCGGCGGAGCCCCGCGTCGTGGCCGTAAGTCGAAGCGCGCAAAACGCGCCGAGTACGAGAGCATGCAGGCGCCGGTCGTCGGCGGTGTGCGGTTGCCGCACGGCAACGGCGAGACCATCCGGCTGGCCCGCGGCGCATCGCTGTCCGACTTCGCCGAGAAGATCGATGCCAACCCGGCCGCGTTGGTCCAGGCGCTGTTCAACCTCGGCGAGATGGTGACCGCGACCCAGTCGGTCGGCGACGAGACGCTCGAGCTGCTCGGCGGCGAGATGAACTACGTCGTGCAGGTCGTGTCGCCGGAAGACGAGGACCGCGAGCTGCTGGAGTCCTTCGACCTCACCTACGGCGAGGACGAGGGCGACGAGGGCGACCTCGAGGTCCGCCCGCCGGTGGTCACCGTCATGGGTCACGTCGACCACGGCAAGACCCGGCTCCTGGACACCATCCGTCAGGCCAGCGTCCGCGAGGGCGAGGCCGGCGGGATCACCCAGCACATCGGCGCCTACCAGGTGACCGTCGAGCACGACGGTGTCGAGCGCCCGATCACCTTCATCGACACCCCGGGCCACGAGGCGTTCACCGCCATGCGTGCCCGTGGTGCGAAGGCCACCGACATCGCGATCCTGGTGGTCGCCGCCGACGACGGCGTCATGCCCCAGACGGTGGAGGCGATCAACCACGCGCAGGCCGCTGATGTTCCGATCGTGGTCGCGGTCAACAAGATCGACAAGGAAGGCGCCGACCCGGCCAAGATCCGGGCGCAGCTCACCGAGTACAACCTGGTTGCCGAGGACTTCGGTGGCGACACCATGTTCGTCGACATCTCGGCCAAGAACGGCACCAACATCGAGGCGCTGGAAGAAGCGGTGCTGTTGACCGCCGATGCGGCACTGGACCTGCGGGCCAACCCCGATATGGAAGCCCAGGGTGTGGCCATCGAGGCGCACCTGGACCGCGGCCGCGGCCCGGTGGCGACCGTGCTGATCCAGCGCGGCACGCTGCGGGTCGGCGACTCCGTGGTTGCCGGCGACGCCTATGGCCGCGTGCGCCGCATGGTCGACGAACACGGCGAGGATGTCACCGAGGCGTTGCCGTCTCGACCCGTTCAGGTCATCGGCTTCACGTCGGTGCCGGGTGCCGGTGACAACTTCCTGGTTGTCGACGAGGACCGCATCGCCCGCCAGATCGCCGACCGGCGCAGCGCGCGCAAGCGCAACGCGCTGGCCGCCCGCACCCGCAAGCGGATCAGCCTGGAAGACCTGGATTCGGCGCTGAAGGAAACCAGCCAGCTGAACCTGATCCTCAAGGGTGACAACTCCGGCACGGTCGAGGCGCTCGAGGAGGCTCTGCTGGGCATCCAGATGGACGACGAAGTGGAGCTGCGCGTCATCGACCGCGGCGTCGGTGGCGTCACCGAAACCAACGTCAACCTGGCGTCGGCGTCGGATGCGATCATCATCGGCTTCAACGTCCGCGCCGAAGGCAAGGCCACCGAGCTGGCCAACCGCGAAGGTGTCGAGATCCGGTACTACTCGGTGATCTACCAGGCGATCGACGAGATCGAGAGCGCGCTCAAGGGCATGCTCAAGCCGATCTACGAGGAGAAGGAGCTCGGCCGCGCCGAGATCCGCGCGATCTTCCGGTCGTCGAAGGTCGGCAACATCGCCGGCTGCCTCGTGCAGTCCGGGATCATGCGGCGCAACGCCAAGGCGCGGTTGCTGCGTGACAACGTCGTCATCGCCGAGAACCTCACGGTCTCTTCGCTCAAGCGGGAGAAGGACGACGTCACCGAGGTGCGCGAGGGTTACGAATGCGGTCTGACGCTGACGTACTCCGACATCAAGGAAGGCGACGTCATCGAGACGTACGAGCTCGTCGAGAAGGAGCGCACCTAA
- the rbfA gene encoding 30S ribosome-binding factor RbfA: protein MADPARAKRLSKRIATIVASAIEFEIKDPPLAFVTVTDTKVTGDLHDATVYYTVRGNTLDDEPDYAGAAAALERAKGTLRTRVGAGTGVRFTPTLSFVLDKVPDTAQKMEELLAKARAADADVARIRAGATPAGDAQPYRVVGEEGAVAQERSDPGNVRASDQDNQDAGDRDRLDD from the coding sequence GTGGCTGACCCCGCACGGGCGAAGCGACTCTCCAAGCGGATCGCCACCATCGTCGCCTCGGCGATCGAGTTCGAGATCAAGGATCCGCCGCTGGCGTTCGTGACGGTCACCGACACCAAGGTGACGGGCGACCTTCACGACGCCACCGTGTATTACACGGTGCGCGGCAACACCCTCGATGACGAGCCGGACTATGCGGGTGCGGCCGCGGCTCTCGAACGGGCCAAAGGCACGTTGCGGACAAGGGTCGGTGCCGGCACCGGCGTGCGGTTCACCCCGACCCTCTCCTTCGTGCTGGACAAGGTGCCCGACACCGCGCAGAAGATGGAGGAGCTGTTGGCCAAGGCCCGCGCGGCCGACGCCGACGTGGCCCGGATTCGGGCCGGGGCCACTCCTGCGGGAGACGCGCAGCCGTACCGTGTGGTAGGAGAAGAGGGGGCCGTTGCGCAGGAGCGCAGCGACCCGGGAAATGTCAGAGCCTCGGATCAGGACAACCAGGACGCCGGTGACCGCGATCGACTCGACGACTGA
- a CDS encoding bifunctional oligoribonuclease/PAP phosphatase NrnA, whose protein sequence is MTAIDSTTEITRLGRRVDAHGAVEVLRDASAVSVICHVHPDADSVGAGLALALILERDGVDVEVSFATPATLPESLRMLPGGHLLVAPGDMRRDVDLVVTVDAPSVNRLGALSEFTQLGCPVLVIDHHKSNTLFGSVNLVDAGADSTTMVVSELLDAWGKTIDCDVASCLYAGLTTDTGSFRWASPGALRLAARLVELGVDNAAISRELFDTHPFVWLPLLSRVLSSAQLLPEATGGRGLVYAVVAHEDWMASRSEEVESIVDIVRTTHEAEVAAVFKEIEPGHWSVSMRAKSYDLAKVASGFGGGGHTLAAGYSAAGPIDDVVAQLTAALG, encoded by the coding sequence GTGACCGCGATCGACTCGACGACTGAGATCACCCGCCTCGGCAGGCGGGTGGATGCGCACGGCGCCGTCGAGGTCCTGCGCGACGCGAGCGCGGTCAGCGTCATCTGCCACGTGCACCCCGACGCCGACAGCGTGGGTGCCGGTCTGGCGCTGGCGCTGATCCTCGAGCGCGACGGTGTCGACGTCGAAGTGAGCTTCGCGACGCCAGCGACGCTGCCGGAGTCGTTGCGCATGCTGCCCGGTGGCCACCTGCTGGTGGCGCCCGGCGATATGCGCCGCGACGTCGATCTGGTGGTGACGGTCGACGCCCCCAGCGTGAACCGGCTCGGCGCGTTGTCGGAGTTCACCCAGCTGGGCTGTCCGGTTCTGGTCATCGACCACCACAAATCGAACACCTTGTTCGGCAGCGTGAATCTTGTTGACGCCGGAGCGGATTCGACCACCATGGTGGTCTCCGAGCTGCTCGACGCGTGGGGCAAGACCATCGACTGCGATGTCGCATCGTGTCTGTACGCCGGGTTGACCACCGACACCGGTTCGTTCCGGTGGGCATCGCCGGGCGCACTGCGGCTCGCCGCGCGTCTGGTGGAGCTCGGCGTGGACAACGCCGCGATCAGCCGGGAGTTGTTCGACACTCATCCGTTCGTGTGGTTGCCGCTGCTGTCCCGAGTGCTGTCGAGTGCCCAGCTGTTGCCTGAGGCGACGGGTGGCCGAGGGCTGGTGTATGCGGTGGTCGCTCACGAGGACTGGATGGCGAGCCGGTCCGAAGAGGTCGAGAGCATCGTCGACATCGTGCGTACCACTCACGAGGCCGAGGTCGCTGCGGTCTTCAAGGAGATCGAGCCCGGACACTGGTCGGTGTCGATGCGGGCCAAGAGTTATGACCTGGCCAAGGTCGCCAGCGGGTTCGGCGGCGGCGGCCACACGTTGGCGGCCGGGTACTCCGCGGCCGGACCGATCGACGACGTGGTGGCGCAGCTGACCGCCGCTCTTGGCTGA
- a CDS encoding MATE family efflux transporter encodes MAESDGESLTSLRIAALALPALGVLAAEPIYLLFDIAIVGRLGALSLAGLAIGGLILSVVSAQLTFLSYGTTARSARFFGAGNRAAAVGEGVQATWLALAMGVTIVAAVQLAAVPLVSAIAGSKSSGGDIAAAAMPWVRIAIFGVPAILISAAGNGWMRGVQDTMRPLRYVLIGFGVSAVLCPLLVYGWLDLPRLELAGSAIANLVGQWLAAILFCRALLTEKVPLRLDTAVLRAQVVMGRDLVVRTMAFQACFVSAAAVAARFGAAAVAAHQVVLQLWNFLALVLDSLAIAAQSLVGAALGAGRPRHAKSVAWRVTIFSTVAAAVLALVFAAGASVLPSLFTDDRSVLAAIRVPWWFMVAQLPVAGVVFALDGVLLGAGDAAFMRTATLASALIGFLPLIWLSLVFGWGLLGIWSGLSTFMVLRLVFVGWRASSGRWLVSGTG; translated from the coding sequence TTGGCTGAGTCCGACGGAGAATCCTTAACCAGCCTGCGGATCGCGGCGCTGGCGCTGCCCGCTCTGGGGGTACTGGCCGCCGAGCCGATCTACCTGTTATTCGACATCGCGATCGTCGGCAGGCTGGGCGCGTTGAGCCTGGCGGGCCTGGCGATCGGCGGTCTGATCCTGTCCGTCGTCAGCGCCCAGCTCACCTTTCTGTCCTACGGCACGACGGCCCGCTCGGCCCGCTTCTTCGGCGCGGGCAATCGGGCCGCAGCGGTCGGCGAAGGCGTGCAGGCCACCTGGCTCGCGCTGGCAATGGGCGTGACGATCGTGGCCGCGGTGCAACTGGCCGCGGTTCCGCTGGTGTCGGCGATCGCGGGCTCGAAGTCCAGCGGCGGCGACATCGCCGCCGCCGCGATGCCATGGGTGCGCATCGCGATCTTCGGCGTGCCGGCCATCCTGATCTCCGCGGCCGGCAACGGGTGGATGCGAGGTGTGCAGGACACCATGCGCCCGCTGCGTTACGTCCTGATCGGCTTCGGCGTCTCGGCCGTGCTGTGCCCGCTGCTCGTCTACGGCTGGTTGGACCTGCCGCGCCTGGAGCTGGCCGGCTCGGCGATCGCCAACCTGGTGGGGCAGTGGTTGGCCGCCATCCTGTTCTGCCGCGCGCTGCTGACCGAGAAGGTGCCGCTGCGACTGGACACCGCGGTGCTGCGGGCCCAGGTGGTGATGGGCCGCGACCTGGTGGTGCGAACCATGGCATTCCAGGCCTGCTTCGTCTCGGCCGCTGCGGTGGCCGCCCGGTTCGGTGCTGCGGCCGTTGCCGCGCACCAGGTGGTGCTGCAACTCTGGAATTTCCTTGCACTGGTGCTGGATTCGCTGGCGATCGCCGCACAGTCGCTGGTCGGTGCCGCACTCGGCGCGGGCCGGCCCCGGCATGCGAAGTCGGTGGCATGGCGAGTGACGATCTTTTCAACGGTCGCCGCCGCGGTGCTGGCATTGGTGTTCGCGGCGGGCGCCTCGGTACTGCCGTCGTTGTTCACCGACGACCGGTCGGTGCTCGCCGCGATCAGGGTGCCGTGGTGGTTCATGGTGGCGCAATTGCCGGTCGCCGGAGTCGTTTTCGCGCTCGACGGGGTGCTGCTCGGCGCCGGCGATGCTGCCTTCATGCGCACCGCGACGTTGGCCAGCGCGCTGATCGGATTCCTGCCGCTGATCTGGTTGTCACTGGTGTTCGGCTGGGGCCTGCTCGGCATCTGGTCGGGCCTGAGCACCTTCATGGTCCTGAGGCTGGTCTTCGTCGGCTGGCGCGCCTCGTCCGGGCGCTGGCTGGTGTCCGGCACCGGTTAG
- a CDS encoding TetR/AcrR family transcriptional regulator, producing MAPKPNVGKPPHQPRRYRSDLRKLQAEQTRQRIVAAATDLFAADGYARTTLAKIAAAAGVSAETVQAHGPKAALMVAAMEYATFGVSGEENFLNLEMGRRFLDIADRDEALDYLVSNQTELHDRGADMAQALIGAAASDPELDRYLGELFAGVTLQNRRILTIVRDRGWLRDDLSFDELVGTVAILSGVETFLRVTRRDGWSVARYRKWLRRMIAETVLSPG from the coding sequence ATGGCACCCAAGCCAAATGTAGGCAAGCCCCCGCACCAACCTCGCCGCTATCGGTCCGATCTGCGCAAACTGCAGGCCGAACAAACGCGGCAGCGCATCGTCGCCGCCGCAACCGACCTGTTCGCGGCCGACGGCTATGCCCGCACCACGCTGGCGAAGATCGCCGCAGCGGCCGGAGTGTCGGCTGAAACGGTGCAGGCCCACGGCCCCAAGGCTGCGCTGATGGTGGCGGCCATGGAGTACGCGACGTTCGGCGTCTCCGGGGAGGAGAACTTTCTCAACCTCGAGATGGGACGCCGGTTCCTCGACATCGCAGACCGCGATGAGGCGCTGGACTACCTGGTGTCCAACCAGACGGAGTTGCACGACCGTGGCGCCGATATGGCACAGGCGCTCATCGGAGCGGCGGCGTCCGACCCCGAGTTGGATCGGTATCTCGGCGAGCTCTTCGCCGGCGTCACACTGCAGAACCGGCGAATCCTGACCATTGTCCGCGATCGCGGATGGCTCCGCGACGACCTCTCCTTCGATGAGCTGGTCGGCACTGTCGCGATACTGTCGGGGGTCGAAACTTTCTTGCGCGTGACGCGTCGCGACGGCTGGAGCGTGGCCCGCTACCGGAAGTGGCTTCGCCGCATGATCGCCGAGACCGTGCTGTCGCCCGGCTAA
- a CDS encoding glycosyltransferase, producing the protein MSSIIIASVPVHGHVTPLLAVARNFVDRGDDVRFLTGARFAEQVTATGATHIPLPADADYDETVLSTFPQRVKLKGAKAIAFDVEHIFATPAKSQYHAVLEAHRQRPADAVLTDPAFYGAALLTSHPRCDRPAFVLCGVLPLGFQSRDTAPFGMGLSPARRLNRQRNAALTVLARRVVDGANRKLDGFHREMHGTGLPSHLLNWGRHFDAIVQFTVEAFEYPRSDAPAQLHFAGPLSASGSAAPLPAWWDELDGTRPVVHVTQGTVANIDYRQLIGPTVRALADEDVSVVVSTGGRPVDSLPPLPANARAAAFLPYDELLPRTDVYVTNGGYGGVQYALRYGVPIVATGGKEDKPEVGARVAWSGVGRRIRSEYPQPAALRGAILDVLNSPRYRQASQRIAADMAVAPGFSKLAEVVDGLVGAGARES; encoded by the coding sequence ATGTCATCGATCATCATCGCCAGCGTGCCGGTGCATGGACACGTCACACCATTACTGGCCGTCGCCCGGAACTTCGTCGACCGCGGTGACGATGTGCGGTTCCTGACCGGCGCCCGATTCGCTGAGCAGGTGACGGCGACCGGCGCCACCCACATCCCGTTGCCCGCGGACGCCGATTACGACGAGACGGTGCTCTCCACGTTTCCCCAACGCGTGAAACTGAAGGGCGCCAAAGCTATTGCGTTCGACGTCGAGCACATCTTCGCCACGCCCGCCAAGTCTCAATACCACGCGGTGCTGGAGGCTCATCGGCAACGCCCGGCCGATGCCGTGCTCACCGACCCGGCGTTCTACGGCGCCGCGCTCCTGACGTCGCATCCGCGCTGCGACCGTCCGGCGTTCGTCCTGTGCGGCGTTCTACCGTTGGGCTTCCAAAGCCGTGACACCGCGCCATTCGGGATGGGCCTGTCCCCGGCTCGCCGGCTCAACCGGCAGCGCAACGCGGCGCTGACAGTGCTCGCCCGGCGTGTGGTGGACGGAGCCAATCGGAAGCTGGATGGCTTCCACCGTGAGATGCATGGCACGGGATTGCCATCGCACCTGCTGAATTGGGGCAGGCACTTCGATGCGATCGTCCAGTTCACCGTGGAGGCGTTCGAGTATCCACGGTCCGACGCACCCGCGCAGCTGCACTTCGCCGGTCCGCTGTCGGCCAGCGGCTCGGCGGCGCCGTTACCAGCCTGGTGGGACGAGCTGGATGGGACGCGTCCCGTCGTGCACGTCACGCAGGGCACCGTCGCCAACATCGATTACAGGCAGCTCATCGGCCCCACCGTGCGCGCACTCGCCGACGAAGACGTGTCGGTGGTGGTGTCCACGGGCGGCCGCCCGGTGGACAGCCTCCCACCGCTGCCGGCCAACGCTCGCGCTGCCGCTTTTCTGCCTTACGACGAATTGTTGCCGCGGACAGACGTTTACGTCACCAACGGCGGTTACGGCGGAGTGCAATATGCGCTGCGGTACGGGGTGCCCATCGTGGCGACCGGCGGCAAGGAGGACAAGCCCGAGGTCGGCGCGCGGGTCGCCTGGTCGGGTGTCGGGCGCCGGATCAGGTCTGAGTACCCGCAACCCGCTGCGCTGCGAGGGGCCATCCTCGACGTGTTGAACTCGCCGCGGTACCGGCAGGCAAGCCAACGTATCGCCGCCGATATGGCTGTCGCGCCCGGTTTTTCGAAGCTCGCGGAAGTCGTCGACGGACTGGTCGGTGCTGGAGCCCGCGAGTCTTAG
- a CDS encoding class I SAM-dependent methyltransferase, producing MNEAHEVCGSDEWRRIMREQILPWVLGDADLGDDVLEVGPGFGAATDVLSKSMARVTCVEIDERLAAMLTDRFTEVSSVRIVRGDATALEFPDGRFSGAACFTMLHHVPTAELQDRLFAEVARVLRPGAALVASDGIGDDDMQAAHDGDTYNPIDPAGLADRLATAGFERIDLRTNDFGWAAIAYR from the coding sequence ATGAACGAGGCACACGAGGTCTGTGGCAGCGACGAATGGCGGCGGATCATGCGCGAACAGATTCTGCCGTGGGTGCTCGGCGACGCCGACCTCGGGGACGACGTGCTGGAGGTGGGACCGGGTTTCGGTGCCGCCACTGACGTGCTGAGCAAGTCGATGGCCCGCGTGACGTGCGTCGAGATCGACGAGCGGCTGGCAGCCATGCTCACCGACCGGTTCACTGAGGTGTCATCCGTGCGGATCGTCCGCGGCGACGCCACCGCACTGGAGTTTCCCGATGGCCGGTTCTCGGGTGCGGCGTGCTTCACGATGCTGCACCACGTCCCGACCGCCGAGCTGCAGGATCGGTTGTTCGCCGAGGTGGCCCGGGTGTTACGGCCGGGTGCGGCGCTGGTGGCCAGCGACGGCATCGGTGACGATGACATGCAAGCCGCACACGACGGTGATACCTACAACCCGATTGACCCGGCGGGGCTGGCAGACCGGCTGGCCACGGCAGGCTTCGAGCGAATCGACTTGCGCACCAATGACTTCGGCTGGGCGGCAATCGCCTACCGCTAA